The following are from one region of the Segatella oris genome:
- a CDS encoding UvrD-helicase domain-containing protein, translated as MNNLTVYRASAGSGKTFTLAVQYIKLLVENPHAYRHTLAVTFTNKATEEMKMRILSQLYGISRGLKESKPYLESVKQQTSLDETTIINNASYALSELIHNYSYFRVETIDAFFQTVLRNLARELELTANLRIELNDQQVEQQAVDQLIEDLNDSSLLLSWILDYIHENMDDDKSWNVIAQIKHFGMNIFKDYYKKNRQKIKEIFEEKDFFKHYTGQLRAIRKHADEQIKKCGDDFFELLDAKGYSVSDFSNGVRGVCGYFLKLQSGNYTDDEKVYNKTADDASTDPAKWIIKKKAHAGEPIYDLVCDQLMPMLVQSERIRRQQCRLYKSADLTLRHLNQLRLLDSIGDKVEELNRELNRFMLSDTQTLLRSMIGENDSPFIFEKIGTQLRNIMIDEFQDTSTVQWENFKVLLLETMSHDSNNLIVGDVKQSIYRWRSGDWRLLNDIENEFGAQEINIKPLKINRRSEKNIITFNNAFFEKAARQEYLQLKKEAENNAEQLQKAYEDVIQDIPAEKEECGTVEVELLPNDDEYEKQTFALVADKVQALIDAGVKENDIAILVRYNATIQEIGDYFMRNMPDVHLVSEEAFHLDASQAVNIIISGMMVLNNPEDDIAKATLTKLYMKSIKDNSLLDSDILLKNNSLEDYLPKLFLNQREYLLGLSLIDMAEALYHIFDLQTLTGQTAYICTFYDKLNEFMQDGVPDLHSFLEQWTDNIHSSSIQSSNNEGVSLVTIHKSKGLEFDHVIVPFCDWKLEKSNTIWCKPQEEPFSALPIVPIDFNKKQMKNSIYENDYADEHFQNIVDNLNLLYVAFTRASRGLYIYGKRGDKGGGRSWIIENCLQAVATDLNAHYEDTGNKEESIHFAFGEGLSIAPSKVKKQSENIFNQSAQNIEITVENYERKVQFKQSNKSKDFVNAGMEENEETLKKKSYIQLGSIIHAIFSTIKTKKDIGTALRNLEEEGILYNKVITQDKLRKTITERLNDPRVSSWFSERWSLFNECSILKVNPLTDKVEERRPDRVMTDGKEMIVVDYKFGSPKEEHKAQVKEYMDLLHEMGHHNITGYLWYLFSNKIIKL; from the coding sequence ATGAACAACTTAACTGTATACAGAGCAAGCGCCGGCTCGGGAAAGACCTTTACACTTGCCGTACAATATATCAAACTGCTGGTTGAAAACCCTCATGCCTATCGGCACACCTTAGCTGTAACCTTCACTAACAAGGCCACAGAAGAAATGAAAATGCGAATTCTGAGCCAGCTTTATGGTATTTCAAGAGGACTGAAAGAGAGCAAACCGTATTTGGAAAGCGTCAAACAGCAAACTTCTTTAGATGAAACAACTATTATCAACAATGCAAGCTATGCACTGAGTGAACTTATTCATAATTACAGTTACTTCCGAGTAGAAACCATTGATGCCTTTTTTCAAACGGTATTGAGAAACCTTGCGCGAGAACTTGAACTAACAGCCAACTTGCGTATTGAACTAAACGACCAGCAAGTTGAACAACAAGCTGTGGACCAACTTATTGAGGACTTGAACGATTCCTCCCTCCTACTCTCCTGGATTTTAGACTATATCCATGAGAATATGGACGATGATAAATCATGGAATGTCATTGCCCAAATTAAGCATTTCGGCATGAACATCTTTAAAGATTACTACAAAAAAAACCGCCAAAAAATTAAGGAGATCTTTGAAGAAAAGGATTTTTTCAAACATTATACTGGGCAGTTGCGGGCTATCCGCAAACATGCTGACGAACAGATCAAGAAATGTGGAGATGATTTTTTTGAGCTTCTTGATGCCAAAGGGTATTCCGTCAGCGACTTCTCCAATGGAGTCCGCGGAGTATGTGGTTATTTCCTGAAACTCCAATCAGGCAATTATACAGACGACGAAAAGGTCTATAACAAGACAGCTGATGATGCATCGACCGATCCTGCAAAATGGATTATCAAGAAAAAAGCCCATGCAGGCGAACCTATCTACGACCTTGTATGCGACCAACTGATGCCAATGTTGGTTCAATCAGAAAGAATTCGAAGACAACAATGCCGTCTGTACAAGAGTGCCGACCTTACTTTGAGGCATCTTAACCAGTTGAGATTGCTCGACAGTATTGGGGATAAGGTGGAAGAACTGAACCGAGAACTGAACCGGTTCATGCTGAGTGATACCCAGACTTTACTGCGTTCGATGATTGGAGAGAATGATTCTCCTTTTATTTTCGAAAAGATTGGAACTCAATTACGCAACATCATGATTGATGAATTCCAAGATACAAGCACTGTTCAATGGGAAAATTTCAAGGTATTGCTACTTGAAACCATGAGTCACGACAGTAATAATCTCATTGTTGGTGACGTGAAACAGAGCATTTATCGTTGGCGTTCAGGCGATTGGCGACTGCTAAATGACATAGAAAATGAGTTTGGAGCACAGGAGATTAATATCAAACCCCTGAAAATCAACCGCCGTTCTGAAAAGAATATCATCACATTCAACAATGCTTTTTTCGAGAAAGCAGCCCGCCAGGAATATCTCCAATTAAAGAAAGAGGCCGAGAACAATGCGGAACAACTGCAAAAAGCATACGAAGATGTCATACAGGATATTCCAGCAGAAAAGGAAGAATGCGGAACGGTAGAAGTTGAATTGCTTCCTAATGACGATGAATATGAAAAACAAACATTTGCGCTTGTAGCTGATAAAGTGCAGGCACTCATCGACGCAGGAGTTAAAGAAAACGACATTGCTATCCTGGTAAGGTACAATGCAACCATACAAGAGATTGGAGATTACTTCATGCGAAACATGCCCGATGTTCATCTTGTGTCAGAAGAAGCATTTCATCTTGATGCATCACAAGCCGTGAATATCATCATCAGTGGCATGATGGTGCTCAACAATCCCGAAGACGATATCGCCAAAGCTACCCTTACTAAACTTTACATGAAGTCTATTAAAGACAATAGTCTGTTAGATAGTGACATACTATTAAAGAATAATTCCTTGGAAGATTATCTTCCCAAGCTATTCCTTAACCAAAGAGAATATCTGTTGGGACTATCTTTAATAGATATGGCAGAAGCGCTTTACCATATCTTCGACCTACAAACTCTCACTGGACAAACAGCCTATATATGCACCTTCTACGACAAACTCAATGAGTTTATGCAAGATGGTGTTCCTGATTTACACAGCTTTTTAGAACAATGGACCGATAATATTCATAGCAGTTCCATACAAAGCAGCAATAATGAAGGCGTGTCACTTGTGACTATCCACAAGAGTAAAGGACTGGAATTCGACCATGTCATCGTGCCTTTCTGTGATTGGAAACTTGAAAAAAGCAATACGATATGGTGTAAGCCACAGGAAGAACCATTCTCTGCTCTGCCGATTGTTCCTATAGATTTCAACAAAAAGCAGATGAAAAACTCTATCTATGAGAATGATTATGCCGATGAACATTTCCAAAATATAGTTGATAATCTCAACCTCCTCTACGTTGCATTCACCCGTGCTAGCCGTGGTTTATACATTTATGGGAAAAGAGGTGACAAAGGTGGTGGACGCTCTTGGATTATTGAGAACTGCCTACAAGCTGTCGCAACAGACTTAAATGCCCACTATGAAGATACAGGGAATAAAGAAGAAAGCATCCACTTTGCATTTGGAGAAGGCCTTTCTATTGCTCCCAGCAAAGTCAAAAAGCAATCAGAGAACATATTTAATCAGTCTGCTCAAAACATTGAAATCACCGTAGAAAACTACGAACGCAAGGTGCAATTCAAGCAGAGCAACAAGAGTAAAGACTTTGTAAATGCTGGAATGGAAGAGAATGAAGAAACTTTGAAAAAGAAGAGTTATATTCAATTAGGCAGCATCATCCATGCCATATTCTCGACCATTAAGACTAAAAAAGACATTGGCACAGCCCTGAGGAATCTTGAAGAAGAAGGCATCTTATATAACAAGGTAATCACACAAGACAAACTCCGCAAGACAATTACAGAGCGTCTGAACGATCCCAGAGTGTCTTCATGGTTCTCCGAACGGTGGAGTCTTTTCAACGAATGCAGTATTTTAAAAGTCAATCCCCTGACAGATAAAGTCGAAGAACGACGCCCAGACCGCGTCATGACCGACGGAAAAGAGATGATAGTTGTAGACTATAAATTTGGTAGTCCCAAAGAAGAACACAAGGCACAAGTGAAAGAATACATGGACCTGCTACATGAAATGGGACATCATAATATCACTGGATACTTATGGTATCTGTTCTCTAACAAAATTATCAAACTATAA
- a CDS encoding DUF5686 family protein, translating into MKARLSYISPMCLAVTILLLHCSFHADAADKLRPDQALLERVFAYAQSVEGEEVKPDTTYAYTKYSLFIRKRNITLLAVPTMWAVAHGRKRHYLGENYERIETQGKDNYDIQRLTHLSTIPSNRSSLTTVLRYLTPHVYQPTIFQNDILSPFHLKNRPYYHYQVTFLLNGTARIKFRPRADNTQLVRGQALVNYSDGRIISLKLDGEYDMVDFSLGLSLGQSGAKSLLPTDARLYCKFKFLGNVTEGKYRTLYGLKAVLPDSVVRDSINSISLVRPIPLTIQEEQLYQDEQKAREERDSISQNEPEKKRNAWKTIFWDIIGNNLVNRIKSNIGKKNEGYLRINPILNPLYMGYDNKRGFTYKFDVRFNYMFTPNIMLTTRIKSGYSFKQKQLYFTLPTMFWYNKNHNGYIELEVGNGNWIANGIAVDYARKQIGDSIIKKYPRAHFFRDSYAKLLNNYDFNAHWGFQAGVIFHRRTAVEKDVYRKANLPSQYTSVAPLVELQWRPLGWQGPYIALDYERGIKHLLKGNIDYERWELDAQWKLKLRQLKSLQMRIGTGGYTLQDGHTFFLDYTNFRENHVPGGWNDDWSGEFELLNSNKYNASRWYARGNITYESPLLATSHLPWVGHFIEMERLYASILSSKDCRPYLELGYGFTTRLFSMGLFLSNDSGKIKEFGCKFGFELFRHW; encoded by the coding sequence ATGAAAGCACGTTTATCATATATCTCTCCCATGTGTCTTGCAGTGACTATTCTGTTGTTGCATTGCTCTTTTCATGCAGATGCGGCAGACAAGCTTCGACCGGATCAAGCTTTATTGGAGCGTGTTTTCGCTTATGCACAGTCTGTTGAGGGCGAAGAAGTGAAGCCGGATACGACTTATGCATATACCAAATATTCTCTTTTCATTCGTAAACGTAATATTACCTTATTGGCAGTACCCACGATGTGGGCAGTTGCACACGGCAGAAAACGGCACTATTTAGGTGAAAACTACGAGCGAATTGAAACGCAAGGAAAAGATAACTATGATATACAACGCCTCACTCATTTATCAACCATACCCTCAAACCGCAGTAGCCTCACGACCGTATTAAGGTATCTGACACCCCATGTGTACCAACCCACCATTTTCCAGAACGATATCCTCTCCCCATTTCATCTGAAAAATCGACCTTATTACCATTATCAAGTCACGTTTTTATTAAACGGAACTGCGCGTATTAAGTTTCGTCCGCGGGCCGACAACACGCAATTGGTGCGTGGACAAGCGTTAGTCAATTATAGTGACGGACGTATCATCAGCCTGAAATTAGATGGAGAATATGACATGGTCGACTTCTCTTTAGGTCTCTCTTTGGGACAATCCGGTGCTAAATCTCTATTACCAACCGATGCAAGACTTTACTGTAAATTCAAATTTCTGGGGAATGTCACCGAGGGAAAGTATCGTACTCTCTATGGATTAAAAGCCGTATTACCTGACAGTGTGGTCAGAGACAGCATTAATAGTATATCTCTTGTTCGCCCAATTCCTTTGACCATACAGGAAGAACAACTGTATCAAGATGAACAAAAGGCCCGTGAAGAAAGAGATTCCATAAGCCAAAACGAACCTGAAAAGAAAAGGAATGCCTGGAAAACAATCTTCTGGGATATCATCGGGAATAATCTTGTCAACAGAATTAAAAGTAATATCGGCAAGAAGAATGAGGGCTATCTGCGCATCAATCCTATTCTGAACCCACTTTATATGGGCTATGACAACAAGCGAGGATTTACCTATAAGTTTGATGTTCGGTTCAACTACATGTTCACTCCGAATATAATGTTGACCACACGTATTAAGTCTGGCTATTCGTTCAAGCAGAAACAACTCTATTTTACCCTGCCAACGATGTTCTGGTATAACAAAAATCATAACGGATATATTGAGTTGGAAGTAGGTAATGGCAATTGGATTGCAAACGGAATAGCTGTAGACTATGCTCGAAAACAAATCGGAGATTCTATCATCAAGAAGTACCCGAGAGCTCATTTTTTCAGGGATAGCTATGCCAAGTTATTGAACAACTATGACTTCAACGCACATTGGGGCTTTCAGGCCGGTGTGATTTTCCACCGAAGAACAGCTGTAGAAAAGGACGTGTACAGAAAAGCTAACCTTCCGTCACAGTACACTTCCGTTGCTCCGCTCGTTGAATTGCAATGGCGTCCATTGGGTTGGCAAGGGCCATATATAGCACTTGACTATGAAAGAGGCATCAAACATCTGCTTAAGGGAAATATTGACTACGAACGTTGGGAGCTTGATGCACAGTGGAAACTCAAGCTGAGACAACTCAAAAGCCTACAGATGCGTATTGGTACCGGCGGCTATACATTGCAGGATGGGCATACATTCTTCCTTGATTATACGAATTTCCGAGAGAATCATGTACCGGGAGGCTGGAATGATGATTGGAGTGGAGAGTTTGAACTGCTGAATTCTAACAAATATAATGCATCACGTTGGTATGCCCGAGGTAACATAACTTATGAGAGTCCCTTATTGGCCACATCACATTTACCATGGGTTGGTCATTTCATAGAAATGGAACGACTCTATGCAAGCATCCTTTCTTCTAAAGACTGTCGTCCTTATCTTGAATTAGGCTATGGCTTTACAACCCGCCTTTTCTCTATGGGCTTATTCCTTAGTAACGATAGTGGAAAGATAAAAGAATTCGGATGCAAATTTGGTTTTGAACTTTTTAGACATTGGTAA
- a CDS encoding glycoside hydrolase family 10 protein produces MNRKLFILFFLLFLAGIHKSLAQKKREFRGAWIQCVNGQFLGLGKDRMQQMLTSQLNEMQKDGVNAVIFQVRPECDALYASAYEPWSRFLTGQQGVAPQPYWDPLAWMIDECHKRGMELHAWINPFRAKTKTTNDLSFNHIAIRKPGSVFAYDGQLILNPGQPENREYICKIASDIVRRYDVDGFHIDDYFYPYPAAGQTIADDREYSLYNNGIKDRGDWRRYNVNLFMKQLSDSIHAIKPWVKFGVSPFGIYRNKSNSPAGSNTKGLQNYDDLYADVLLWVNNGWVDYCVPQLYWQIGHPTADYDELIRWWNRHAGNRPLYIGEDVERTVKFADPQNPNSHQLAAKRRLHNELNHVNGTVLWYAKSFCDNIGNYAAAMRDGYWKYPALQPKMSFIDDKAPKKPKHVKPVWTSDGYLLFWTAPRARKWNDEAVKYVVYHFEKGEHINIENPSNIVAVTAKNYYKLPYEDGRTKYVYAVTSLDRMSNESKIAKKKVKL; encoded by the coding sequence ATGAATCGCAAGTTATTTATACTGTTCTTTTTGTTATTTTTAGCAGGTATTCATAAGTCTCTGGCGCAGAAAAAGCGTGAGTTTCGTGGCGCATGGATACAGTGTGTGAATGGTCAATTCCTCGGGTTAGGGAAAGACCGAATGCAACAGATGCTTACAAGTCAACTCAACGAAATGCAGAAAGATGGTGTCAATGCCGTTATTTTCCAGGTAAGGCCCGAGTGTGACGCTTTATATGCCAGTGCTTATGAGCCTTGGAGCCGATTTCTGACCGGTCAGCAAGGCGTGGCTCCTCAGCCTTATTGGGACCCATTGGCATGGATGATAGACGAGTGTCACAAGCGGGGAATGGAACTTCACGCTTGGATTAACCCATTCAGAGCAAAGACAAAGACTACCAACGACTTATCTTTCAATCATATAGCCATAAGGAAACCAGGTTCAGTATTTGCATATGATGGCCAGTTAATCCTTAATCCGGGCCAGCCGGAGAACCGAGAATATATCTGTAAGATAGCAAGTGACATTGTGCGTCGGTATGATGTAGACGGCTTCCACATAGATGATTACTTCTATCCTTACCCTGCTGCCGGCCAGACCATTGCCGATGACCGTGAGTACTCACTTTATAACAACGGCATTAAAGACCGTGGAGATTGGCGGAGATACAATGTAAATCTTTTCATGAAGCAGCTTTCTGACAGTATTCATGCCATTAAACCTTGGGTGAAGTTTGGCGTGTCACCGTTCGGTATCTATCGTAACAAGAGCAATTCTCCGGCAGGAAGCAATACAAAGGGGTTGCAGAATTATGATGATCTCTATGCTGATGTGCTGTTATGGGTCAATAACGGTTGGGTAGACTATTGCGTTCCGCAGCTCTATTGGCAGATAGGTCACCCCACAGCTGACTATGATGAACTTATCCGTTGGTGGAACAGACATGCCGGCAACCGTCCTCTTTACATAGGTGAAGACGTGGAACGCACCGTGAAATTTGCCGACCCACAGAACCCCAATAGTCATCAGTTGGCAGCTAAGCGCCGTCTTCACAACGAACTTAATCATGTCAATGGCACCGTTCTGTGGTATGCGAAGTCATTTTGTGATAATATCGGCAACTATGCTGCAGCTATGCGCGATGGTTATTGGAAATATCCTGCCTTGCAACCTAAGATGTCTTTCATTGACGATAAAGCGCCCAAGAAGCCTAAGCACGTGAAACCCGTATGGACGAGTGACGGCTATCTGCTTTTCTGGACAGCTCCTCGTGCACGCAAATGGAATGATGAAGCGGTGAAATATGTAGTCTATCATTTTGAAAAAGGAGAACACATCAACATTGAAAATCCATCGAATATAGTTGCTGTTACTGCTAAAAACTATTATAAGTTGCCTTATGAGGACGGACGCACAAAGTATGTCTATGCTGTTACCTCGCTCGACCGCATGAGCAACGAGAGTAAAATCGCCAAGAAGAAAGTAAAATTATGA
- a CDS encoding RluA family pseudouridine synthase, with amino-acid sequence MKPHNSYNKPGDYDHFVVDRAGTLLEWLLENVKGLSRSKIKQTLQGRGIRVGSKVVTQFDYPVSVGTKIALSKTKRNNDIFKSRYVKIVYEDRHLVVVEKNIGILSMAAGHSSLNVKAVLDDYFKKSRQKCMAHVVHRLDRETSGLMLYAKDKETELLLERDWHHIVFDRRYVAVVSGEMEQREGTIANWLKDNKAYITYSSPVDNGGKYAVTHFHVLNRNDNYSLVEYKLETGRKNQIRVHSADMGHPVCGDTKYGNGDDPIGRLCLHAYVLCFYHPITHVPMTFETPIPASFHKIIK; translated from the coding sequence ATGAAGCCTCATAACAGTTATAACAAGCCGGGAGATTACGACCATTTCGTGGTCGATCGGGCGGGAACACTCTTGGAATGGTTGCTTGAAAACGTAAAAGGACTAAGCAGGTCGAAGATTAAACAGACGCTCCAAGGACGTGGAATAAGGGTAGGCAGTAAGGTTGTCACGCAATTTGACTACCCCGTTTCAGTCGGAACGAAAATCGCACTCAGTAAGACAAAGCGTAATAATGACATCTTCAAGAGTCGCTATGTGAAGATAGTCTATGAGGACAGACACTTGGTGGTCGTTGAAAAGAATATTGGAATATTGTCTATGGCAGCCGGACATTCATCGCTGAATGTAAAGGCTGTGTTGGATGATTACTTCAAGAAGTCACGTCAGAAGTGCATGGCTCACGTGGTACATCGACTTGATCGGGAAACGAGTGGACTGATGCTCTATGCCAAGGACAAGGAGACTGAATTGCTGTTGGAGCGTGATTGGCATCACATTGTGTTCGACCGTCGCTATGTTGCGGTTGTTTCGGGCGAGATGGAACAAAGAGAAGGTACGATAGCTAATTGGCTGAAGGACAACAAAGCCTATATCACTTATTCCTCTCCAGTGGACAATGGCGGCAAATATGCCGTGACCCATTTCCATGTTCTCAACCGAAACGACAATTATTCCTTAGTAGAATATAAGTTGGAAACAGGCCGTAAGAACCAAATCCGTGTGCATTCGGCCGATATGGGGCACCCTGTTTGTGGGGACACCAAATATGGAAACGGCGATGATCCGATAGGACGTCTCTGTCTGCATGCTTATGTTCTGTGTTTCTATCATCCCATAACACATGTTCCCATGACGTTCGAAACTCCAATTCCTGCATCTTTCCATAAAATCATTAAATAA
- a CDS encoding glycosyltransferase family 2 protein codes for MELSVIIPVFNGADTLRRCLDSVIGQQIEGMEIILVDDGSTDNSLQICTQYAEKHAAITVIHQTNKGLSEARNAALEVAKADYVTFIDCDDYLEPHTYKGLMNRLKKHENIDILEYSVDERIGGKHHTRLQLPDRLFTNWQSYWLKTKAYKHAYAWNKIFRKALFAREQFKANLIFEDIELMSRLLKHCKNIMITSHGYYHYTFNPLGITANANGQALESMLHTHCKIMKQCVDKEYFRHVLNIQLDVYRMNGSLILTDYLPYRGGIKLTLYHLLGLKGLCMLHQWFWKMKDHVTSLWRH; via the coding sequence ATGGAACTATCGGTCATCATACCTGTATTCAATGGTGCAGACACCTTGCGAAGATGTCTCGACTCAGTCATAGGACAGCAAATTGAGGGCATGGAAATCATCTTGGTTGATGACGGATCTACAGACAACAGCCTGCAAATCTGCACCCAATATGCAGAAAAACATGCCGCAATAACTGTTATTCACCAGACCAACAAAGGGTTGAGTGAGGCGCGAAACGCTGCACTTGAAGTTGCCAAAGCTGATTATGTGACCTTTATAGACTGTGACGATTATCTCGAACCACATACTTATAAGGGGCTGATGAACAGGTTGAAAAAGCATGAAAACATAGACATTCTTGAATATTCTGTTGATGAACGCATAGGCGGGAAACATCATACGCGACTGCAACTGCCCGACAGATTGTTTACCAACTGGCAGAGCTATTGGCTTAAGACAAAGGCTTACAAGCATGCTTATGCCTGGAATAAAATCTTCAGAAAGGCTCTCTTCGCTCGTGAACAGTTCAAGGCGAACCTGATTTTTGAAGACATCGAACTGATGTCGCGCCTGCTGAAGCATTGCAAAAACATCATGATAACCTCGCATGGTTATTATCATTACACGTTCAATCCACTGGGAATTACGGCAAATGCCAATGGGCAAGCCTTGGAATCTATGCTCCATACCCATTGCAAAATCATGAAACAATGCGTTGACAAGGAATATTTCAGACACGTACTCAATATTCAATTGGATGTGTACAGAATGAACGGCAGTCTGATTTTAACTGATTATCTCCCTTATAGAGGTGGAATAAAGCTGACCTTATATCATCTTTTAGGACTTAAAGGCCTATGTATGCTGCACCAATGGTTCTGGAAAATGAAAGACCATGTGACATCTCTTTGGAGGCATTAA
- a CDS encoding DMP19 family protein, with product MKEVKIKDQMLQKAAAEGMDEFVKVFVDAISEAVNGSLNSDNMAELNADQITLLAYHYLHEEVMSGGFVQLIHNGYGAFIYKNPTAKAFREWGIHELYRLIRKSHPLYSKHHEAIERDCTDDEFMALFEQFAEFDDFDDAFIENEEMFTSKIAHYIDEHIENFATIENE from the coding sequence ATGAAAGAGGTAAAAATCAAAGACCAAATGTTGCAGAAAGCTGCTGCTGAAGGCATGGATGAATTTGTCAAAGTGTTTGTCGATGCGATATCAGAGGCTGTCAATGGCAGTCTCAACAGCGACAATATGGCTGAGCTGAATGCTGATCAGATAACGTTGTTGGCCTATCATTATTTGCACGAAGAAGTGATGTCTGGTGGCTTTGTGCAGCTCATTCACAATGGATATGGTGCTTTTATCTATAAGAACCCAACGGCAAAAGCCTTTCGTGAATGGGGCATTCACGAGCTCTACAGACTTATCAGAAAGAGTCATCCTCTCTATTCGAAACATCATGAAGCCATAGAGCGCGACTGCACTGATGATGAGTTCATGGCCTTGTTTGAGCAATTTGCGGAGTTTGATGATTTTGATGATGCTTTCATTGAAAATGAAGAGATGTTCACAAGTAAGATTGCTCATTACATTGATGAGCACATTGAAAATTTTGCAACGATAGAAAATGAATAA
- the smpB gene encoding SsrA-binding protein SmpB, which translates to MNKEEQEIRRKSPVQIRNKKASFEYFFVDTYTAGIVLTGTEIKSIRNGKASLVDSFCVLYKGELWVKGMNISPYFYGSYSNHVAKRDRKLLLTKRELHRLEEDSKQVGFTIVPTLLFIDRHGRAKIDIALARGKKEFDKRQTLREKQDKREMDRALKHF; encoded by the coding sequence ATGAATAAAGAAGAACAGGAAATCAGGCGGAAAAGTCCTGTCCAGATAAGGAACAAGAAAGCCTCATTTGAATATTTCTTTGTTGATACCTATACGGCAGGTATCGTGTTGACGGGAACTGAAATCAAGAGTATTCGCAATGGAAAAGCTTCTTTGGTAGACTCTTTCTGCGTGCTGTATAAAGGTGAACTTTGGGTGAAGGGCATGAACATCAGCCCTTATTTCTATGGCTCTTACAGTAATCATGTGGCGAAACGTGACCGTAAACTCTTGCTGACGAAGCGCGAACTCCACAGGTTGGAAGAGGATTCCAAGCAGGTTGGCTTTACGATTGTGCCTACATTATTATTTATTGATCGTCATGGAAGGGCTAAGATAGACATTGCATTAGCACGAGGAAAGAAGGAGTTTGATAAGCGTCAGACCTTACGGGAGAAGCAAGACAAACGGGAAATGGATCGCGCATTGAAGCATTTCTGA
- a CDS encoding homocysteine S-methyltransferase family protein, with product MGLYDETAESMSSQLAEFMTEGLVNIVGGYCGTTDKLVRCCANRLKASVLISR from the coding sequence ATGGGGCTGTATGATGAAACGGCTGAAAGTATGTCGTCACAGCTTGCAGAATTCATGACTGAAGGATTGGTAAATATCGTCGGAGGCTATTGTGGAACAACCGATAAACTCGTTCGTTGCTGTGCAAACAGGTTAAAGGCAAGCGTCCTCATCAGCCGATGA